One genomic region from Cnuibacter physcomitrellae encodes:
- a CDS encoding relaxase/mobilization nuclease domain-containing protein, giving the protein MIPNVVEGANMTGLVSYLAGPGRQNDHTNQHVIAGSRYVEMEFAGAPLGRADVVSLARHIDAPRREHDVDCRRSVKQVDAETGKVSYRKVDAGVFHVSLSLSADEGELTDEKWAEIAHDYIDRMGFGATDDAPSVRWAAIRHGLSKNGNDHIHLAVSIVRTNGAKVDLGYSHRRSQIVAGELEREHGLRVLETRDMGVGSRGVKPAEQARTVREGLPETERERLERVVRAAAAASRNDLTFVDAVRASGVMIRPYYAKGSRAQVTGYSVAARPRAGSDPVWFGGGRLSRELTLPRLRDAWGPTSPAVQEAAWRSTRDGTSRVSSPGAASTKSWEAAATQLKAAAERLKSTPATDRAAWTSAAREVAGVYSAWSYRVEGAKPGPLREVSRQLGKIAATPARDATRSPSTSPRLIAAETGMLLMVASGQASSDLAYLMLARQLTAMTRSIIEWKDQAGLTREAERTERALTATLAAVQPAGAPASPPVPKTSEERARDRLREIREAQTRNARGGSPGTDGSVPYTRRRHGPTQGPTLGR; this is encoded by the coding sequence GTGATCCCCAACGTCGTCGAGGGCGCCAACATGACCGGGCTGGTCTCCTACCTGGCCGGCCCTGGCAGGCAGAACGACCACACCAACCAGCACGTCATCGCGGGGTCGCGGTACGTGGAGATGGAGTTCGCGGGCGCCCCTCTGGGCCGGGCCGATGTGGTGTCGCTCGCTCGCCACATCGACGCGCCACGCAGGGAGCATGACGTCGACTGCCGCCGCTCGGTGAAGCAGGTCGACGCCGAGACAGGGAAGGTGTCGTACCGAAAGGTCGACGCCGGTGTGTTCCACGTCTCCCTGTCTCTGTCGGCCGACGAAGGCGAGCTGACGGACGAGAAGTGGGCGGAGATCGCGCACGACTACATCGACCGGATGGGGTTCGGCGCCACCGACGACGCACCCAGTGTTCGATGGGCGGCGATCCGTCACGGCCTGTCGAAGAACGGCAACGACCACATTCACCTCGCCGTGTCGATCGTGCGCACCAACGGTGCGAAGGTCGACCTCGGCTACTCCCATCGGCGGTCTCAGATCGTCGCCGGGGAGCTCGAGCGGGAGCACGGCCTGCGGGTGTTGGAGACCCGGGACATGGGCGTCGGATCGCGCGGTGTGAAGCCCGCCGAGCAGGCCCGAACGGTGCGGGAGGGGCTGCCCGAGACCGAGCGCGAGAGGCTGGAAAGGGTCGTGCGTGCCGCCGCGGCTGCGTCGCGCAACGATCTGACATTCGTCGACGCCGTCCGCGCGTCGGGCGTGATGATCCGCCCCTACTACGCCAAGGGGTCACGCGCTCAAGTGACCGGTTACTCCGTGGCCGCGCGACCTCGAGCGGGCAGCGACCCGGTGTGGTTCGGTGGAGGGCGGCTGTCCCGCGAGCTCACCCTTCCGCGGCTGCGTGACGCGTGGGGACCGACCTCGCCCGCCGTCCAGGAAGCGGCCTGGCGGTCGACCCGCGATGGGACCTCCCGAGTGAGCTCACCGGGAGCTGCGTCGACGAAGTCGTGGGAAGCCGCGGCGACACAGCTGAAGGCTGCAGCGGAACGACTCAAGAGCACTCCCGCGACCGATCGAGCCGCGTGGACCTCCGCTGCCCGCGAGGTCGCTGGCGTCTACTCCGCGTGGTCCTACCGGGTCGAGGGAGCCAAGCCTGGGCCGCTGCGCGAGGTGTCCAGGCAGCTCGGGAAGATCGCTGCGACACCCGCTCGCGACGCGACGCGATCGCCGTCTACGAGTCCTCGGCTTATCGCGGCCGAGACTGGGATGCTGCTCATGGTCGCGTCCGGCCAGGCATCCTCCGATCTGGCCTATCTCATGCTCGCCCGGCAGCTGACCGCGATGACCCGAAGCATCATCGAGTGGAAGGACCAGGCCGGCCTTACCCGCGAAGCCGAGCGCACCGAGCGGGCTCTCACGGCCACGCTCGCCGCAGTCCAACCGGCGGGTGCGCCGGCCTCTCCCCCGGTACCGAAGACCTCCGAGGAACGGGCACGCGACCGGCTCCGAGAGATCCGAGAGGCGCAGACCAGGAACGCCCGTGGCGGTTCCCCCGGAACCGATGGGAGCGTCCCGTACACAAGGCGTCGGCACGGTCCCACCCAGGGGCCGACGCTGGGCCGGTAG
- a CDS encoding ribbon-helix-helix protein, CopG family → MTGKDEHIKTIDDLFAAATPEQEALGERLAARAESDDDAALPADAVVEWATGPEDGFELLEQALGSSEAVERATGGRPSLTGARGKSPMMSLRLTPDLDAALRARAAREHRKPSALMRDALARYLDAS, encoded by the coding sequence ATGACTGGCAAGGACGAGCACATTAAGACCATCGACGATCTGTTCGCGGCGGCCACGCCCGAGCAGGAAGCGCTCGGAGAGCGCCTTGCCGCTCGCGCCGAAAGCGACGACGACGCGGCCCTCCCCGCGGACGCTGTCGTGGAGTGGGCGACGGGCCCGGAGGACGGATTCGAGTTGCTCGAACAGGCACTCGGATCGTCCGAGGCTGTCGAGCGAGCCACGGGCGGCCGCCCCTCACTGACCGGAGCGCGGGGCAAGTCCCCGATGATGAGCCTGCGCCTCACTCCAGACCTCGACGCGGCGCTTCGCGCGCGCGCCGCGCGGGAACACCGCAAGCCCAGCGCGCTCATGCGCGACGCCCTGGCACGCTACCTCGACGCCTCCTGA
- a CDS encoding DUF4913 domain-containing protein, with amino-acid sequence MGVNPDELGEDTDVDEPEEEESEPKELVYGSVNEFVREYLRNVYRRRIDGQPWMWVGDWWRYPEAEDVLDALWRAWEHLNLDGRTGKSVWWRDHARPHMESLMTKGTSPFPAEAVKAQSTTVLDPLPYVEPPAGSYPDQRGPAAVAAAIVHLLAHRDLPDWDTRITGYLAHPGAVDLDELPVPAATSDAVEVLDGEGEAVDVVVGDLLVQLARTAPADPWLATDIQPLT; translated from the coding sequence ATGGGCGTGAACCCTGACGAGCTCGGCGAAGACACCGACGTCGACGAGCCAGAAGAGGAGGAGAGCGAACCGAAGGAGCTGGTCTACGGCAGCGTCAACGAGTTCGTGCGCGAGTACCTCAGGAACGTCTACCGGCGCCGCATCGACGGGCAACCGTGGATGTGGGTGGGGGACTGGTGGCGCTACCCCGAAGCAGAAGACGTCCTCGACGCACTCTGGCGGGCCTGGGAGCATCTGAACCTCGACGGTCGCACCGGTAAGAGCGTGTGGTGGCGGGACCATGCGCGCCCGCACATGGAGTCGCTGATGACCAAGGGGACCTCACCATTCCCTGCCGAGGCGGTCAAAGCGCAGAGCACGACCGTGCTCGACCCGCTGCCCTACGTCGAGCCGCCCGCGGGCAGCTACCCGGATCAGCGGGGGCCCGCCGCGGTGGCGGCCGCGATCGTGCACCTGCTCGCCCACCGCGACCTGCCCGACTGGGACACCCGCATCACCGGCTACCTGGCTCACCCGGGCGCGGTCGACCTCGACGAGCTGCCGGTGCCGGCGGCCACGAGCGATGCCGTCGAGGTCCTCGACGGCGAGGGCGAAGCGGTCGACGTCGTTGTGGGTGACCTGCTCGTGCAGCTCGCCCGGACCGCGCCCGCGGATCCGTGGCTGGCCACCGACATCCAACCCCTCACCTGA
- a CDS encoding DUF3846 domain-containing protein — MTSYLGVKIDAEGSIHIVEFAAEDVHDRLAALYRLIGCDVVETVDVHHGVTVWVDEEGLYRQDPNPMLTAVVRQSVPQQTPIHGAGVFLASTEDGDIASLSQDQALAVVQWWLHSSPTADLAAASFV; from the coding sequence ATGACCAGCTATCTGGGCGTGAAGATCGACGCGGAGGGGTCAATCCACATCGTGGAGTTCGCCGCTGAGGACGTGCACGACCGCCTCGCCGCGCTCTATCGGCTGATCGGCTGCGACGTGGTCGAGACGGTCGACGTCCACCACGGCGTCACCGTGTGGGTGGACGAGGAGGGTCTGTACCGACAGGACCCGAACCCGATGCTCACCGCCGTGGTCCGTCAGTCGGTGCCGCAGCAGACGCCGATCCATGGGGCGGGGGTGTTCCTGGCCTCGACTGAGGACGGGGATATCGCGTCCCTGTCCCAGGACCAGGCTCTCGCCGTCGTCCAGTGGTGGCTGCACTCAAGCCCCACCGCGGACCTCGCCGCCGCCAGCTTCGTCTAA
- a CDS encoding ArsR family transcriptional regulator has translation MVGVDKRQLVDEAFGSLPRQLILAALAKEPAHIGVRLAQLASATELKGATLDRHLRALMELEIVQADRPRELIRPGMTLQYRLNRPLYAELLQLWLERQELGQS, from the coding sequence ATGGTGGGCGTGGATAAGCGGCAACTCGTAGACGAGGCCTTCGGCTCTCTCCCGCGCCAGCTCATCCTCGCGGCGCTGGCCAAGGAGCCCGCCCACATTGGAGTACGTCTAGCGCAGCTCGCGTCGGCCACCGAGCTGAAAGGGGCCACGCTGGATCGGCATCTCCGCGCACTGATGGAGCTTGAAATCGTGCAAGCCGATCGGCCGCGCGAACTGATACGGCCGGGGATGACGCTGCAGTATCGGCTGAACCGACCGCTCTACGCCGAGCTCCTGCAGCTCTGGCTAGAGCGTCAGGAGCTCGGGCAGTCCTAG
- the nrdH gene encoding glutaredoxin-like protein NrdH, translating to MTDRITVYTKPDCVQCKATETALDRSGIPYNPVDLSTNPAALEYVTEELGYLAAPVVVVDEHDHWSGFRPDHIARIAALATAARDAS from the coding sequence ATGACCGACCGCATCACCGTCTACACCAAACCCGACTGCGTGCAGTGCAAAGCCACCGAGACCGCTCTCGACCGCTCCGGGATCCCCTACAACCCCGTCGACCTCTCCACGAACCCGGCCGCGCTCGAGTACGTCACCGAGGAACTCGGCTACCTCGCCGCACCCGTCGTGGTCGTCGACGAGCACGACCACTGGTCCGGGTTCCGACCCGACCACATCGCCCGCATCGCCGCCCTGGCGACAGCGGCCCGGGATGCGTCCTAA
- a CDS encoding SCO6880 family protein, translating to MTSTPAQPRVYSHVDRIRSAGILGLSFAGTIVLFGGLIASIITLMVSNLWAALAVFAPVAAALWVTSRKDQHGRSLSQKALTRMGYASARRAGRTRYRSGTVGAIASGRNELPGLAAASTMSEFRDSWERPFGLIHHPHPGHVVLGFAVSPEGGALVDNHQIDSWVRGLDEALRSFTVEPDVMACQIIVEAAPGTGAKLHRLVQTSVDPNAHAVPRQALDELLQLLSSGAVVLQAYVTITFTTRTAEGGKRSVLQMGQDLSARVPFFAEILGITGAGQVRPLSAQEWCEVIRVGYDPAAQTAIEAAHHDGQTPDLSWSDVGPVAADAEWSHYRHDSAVSVTWQMTGMPQGMWTATVLAPLLAPHARIARKRVTLLYRPIDVAVQNTVAVADRKTGGFLSSGGAQDTVALENAKRREEAVAQGAGLVNFGMLITATLTDESQIPDAVVAIEGMTGAARVQTRIATGMQDTAFAAALPLGIVLPLHRAIGKATAQRRGR from the coding sequence ATGACCAGCACGCCGGCGCAGCCTCGCGTCTACTCTCACGTCGACCGGATCCGCTCGGCCGGGATCCTCGGCCTCAGCTTCGCCGGAACGATCGTCCTGTTCGGCGGACTGATCGCCTCGATCATCACCCTCATGGTGTCCAACCTGTGGGCGGCCCTGGCGGTGTTCGCCCCGGTCGCGGCCGCGCTGTGGGTGACCAGCCGGAAGGACCAGCACGGCCGCTCGCTGTCGCAGAAGGCCCTCACCCGCATGGGATACGCCTCCGCACGCCGCGCCGGACGGACCCGCTACCGGTCGGGCACGGTCGGCGCTATCGCGTCGGGCCGGAACGAGCTGCCCGGGCTCGCGGCGGCATCGACGATGAGCGAGTTCCGGGACTCGTGGGAACGCCCGTTCGGGCTGATCCACCACCCCCACCCCGGCCACGTCGTCCTCGGTTTCGCGGTCAGCCCCGAGGGCGGCGCGCTGGTGGACAACCACCAGATCGACTCCTGGGTGCGGGGCCTGGACGAGGCGCTGCGCTCGTTCACGGTCGAGCCCGACGTGATGGCCTGCCAGATCATCGTCGAAGCCGCTCCCGGCACGGGCGCGAAGCTGCACCGTCTCGTGCAGACCTCCGTCGACCCGAACGCCCACGCCGTGCCCCGACAGGCGCTGGACGAGCTGCTGCAGCTGCTCTCCTCCGGCGCCGTCGTGCTCCAGGCCTACGTGACGATCACGTTCACCACCCGCACCGCGGAGGGCGGGAAGCGGTCGGTGCTGCAGATGGGCCAGGACCTCTCGGCCCGGGTGCCGTTCTTCGCCGAGATCCTCGGCATCACCGGCGCCGGCCAGGTCCGGCCCTTGTCGGCGCAGGAGTGGTGCGAGGTGATCCGGGTCGGTTACGACCCGGCCGCGCAGACCGCGATCGAGGCCGCCCACCACGACGGCCAGACCCCGGACCTGTCCTGGTCCGACGTCGGACCCGTCGCCGCGGACGCCGAATGGAGCCATTACCGGCACGACTCGGCGGTGTCGGTGACGTGGCAGATGACCGGCATGCCGCAGGGCATGTGGACCGCCACCGTCCTCGCGCCGCTGCTGGCCCCGCACGCGCGCATCGCCAGGAAGCGGGTGACGCTGCTGTACCGGCCGATCGACGTCGCCGTGCAGAACACCGTCGCCGTCGCCGACCGCAAGACCGGCGGCTTCCTCTCCTCCGGAGGCGCCCAGGACACGGTCGCGCTCGAGAACGCCAAGCGCCGCGAGGAAGCCGTCGCGCAGGGAGCGGGGCTGGTGAACTTCGGGATGCTCATCACCGCCACCCTCACCGACGAATCGCAGATCCCCGACGCCGTCGTGGCGATCGAGGGCATGACCGGTGCCGCGCGAGTGCAGACCCGGATCGCGACGGGGATGCAGGACACCGCATTCGCGGCCGCGCTGCCGCTCGGGATCGTGCTGCCGCTGCACCGGGCGATCGGGAAGGCCACCGCGCAGAGGAGGGGCCGCTGA
- a CDS encoding type IV secretory system conjugative DNA transfer family protein, producing the protein MSEPNRRSQPGSGRDQLILFALGIGGVLVLVGVYLAFRVGSEWDGVNADTRENPVKAFFGIGSGSVLWPGSATLLLVGAAVLLTAAAVLISIPVRRASKKRTRVDRFSRYMGQGSALAAYTDARALRGKAEKFGGTWTGISVGRTVVGNREFISGLEEVYMEIAGPRTGKSTSRCIPAIVNAVGPVLSTSNKRDLVDSTRDIRAEKGRVWVFDPQQIAMEPVTWWWNPLAYIVPEPLDPRYREALTTADVRAAKLASHFANGSKADGAKGDAFFEPKGENLVKSFLLAAALDQRSIIDAYMWTTEISVTEVVDILARHGFTTDAASVRGNDNAAPDQRSGVFETAAKMLACLQYAQIRPWITGAGPYDSRPRFDAHEFVRTTGTLYSLSREGAGTASTLVTALTAEVAEAAEAYATEQGGRLRVPMVCVLDEAANVCLWRELPQLYSHYGSRGILLMTILQAWSQGVRVWGKEGMDQLWSAANVKVYGGGDDEDDFLGRLSRLIGNYDKQTSTVTHSRQGRSTSFQLQRQAIMEIGDLRALPRGRAVVLASGAPATMVRTIPWMETEHADAIAASVRAHDPGAQKTLTDLEAEAAKVRAEQQSWERTWA; encoded by the coding sequence ATGAGTGAACCGAACCGCCGCAGCCAACCGGGAAGCGGCCGAGACCAGCTCATCCTCTTCGCACTCGGCATCGGGGGAGTCCTGGTGCTCGTGGGCGTCTATCTGGCCTTCCGGGTGGGCTCGGAATGGGACGGCGTCAACGCCGATACCCGCGAGAACCCCGTCAAGGCGTTCTTCGGCATCGGCAGCGGATCCGTGCTCTGGCCGGGCTCCGCGACGCTGCTGCTGGTCGGCGCCGCCGTGCTGCTCACCGCCGCGGCGGTGCTCATCAGCATCCCCGTGCGGCGTGCCTCGAAGAAGCGGACCCGCGTCGACCGGTTCTCCCGGTACATGGGTCAGGGCTCGGCCCTCGCCGCGTACACCGACGCGCGAGCGCTGCGGGGCAAGGCGGAGAAGTTCGGGGGCACCTGGACCGGGATCTCGGTGGGGCGCACGGTTGTCGGGAACCGCGAATTCATCTCGGGCCTCGAGGAGGTCTATATGGAGATCGCCGGGCCGCGGACGGGAAAGTCGACGTCGCGGTGCATCCCGGCGATCGTGAACGCGGTGGGTCCGGTGCTGTCGACATCGAACAAGCGGGACCTGGTCGACTCGACGCGGGACATCCGTGCTGAGAAGGGGCGGGTGTGGGTGTTCGACCCGCAACAGATCGCCATGGAGCCGGTCACCTGGTGGTGGAACCCTCTGGCGTACATCGTCCCCGAGCCGCTGGACCCCCGGTATCGGGAGGCGTTGACCACGGCGGACGTGCGGGCGGCGAAGCTGGCAAGCCACTTCGCCAACGGCTCGAAGGCGGACGGCGCGAAGGGGGATGCCTTCTTCGAGCCCAAGGGCGAGAACCTGGTGAAGAGCTTCCTGCTCGCGGCCGCGCTGGATCAGCGCTCCATCATCGACGCGTACATGTGGACCACGGAAATCTCCGTGACCGAGGTGGTCGACATCCTCGCCCGGCACGGGTTCACCACGGACGCCGCCAGCGTGCGCGGCAACGACAACGCCGCGCCCGATCAGCGCTCGGGCGTGTTCGAGACCGCAGCGAAGATGCTCGCCTGCCTCCAATACGCACAGATCCGGCCCTGGATCACCGGCGCCGGCCCCTACGACTCCCGGCCCCGGTTCGACGCTCACGAGTTCGTGCGCACCACCGGGACCCTCTACTCCCTCTCCCGCGAGGGAGCCGGCACCGCCTCCACCCTCGTCACCGCCCTGACCGCGGAGGTCGCCGAGGCGGCCGAGGCATACGCCACCGAGCAGGGCGGCCGCCTCCGAGTACCGATGGTGTGCGTCCTGGACGAGGCCGCGAACGTGTGCCTGTGGCGCGAACTGCCGCAGCTGTACTCCCACTACGGCTCCCGCGGGATCCTGCTCATGACCATCCTGCAGGCCTGGTCGCAGGGCGTCCGGGTGTGGGGCAAGGAGGGCATGGACCAGCTGTGGAGCGCCGCAAACGTGAAGGTCTACGGCGGCGGTGACGACGAAGACGACTTCCTCGGCAGGCTCAGCCGACTGATCGGCAACTACGACAAGCAGACCAGCACCGTCACCCACTCCCGGCAGGGACGGTCGACGTCGTTCCAGCTGCAGCGCCAGGCGATCATGGAGATCGGAGATCTCCGGGCTCTGCCCCGCGGCCGCGCCGTGGTCCTCGCCTCCGGCGCGCCGGCGACGATGGTGCGCACGATCCCCTGGATGGAAACCGAGCACGCTGACGCGATCGCCGCGTCTGTGCGCGCCCACGACCCGGGCGCGCAGAAGACCCTCACCGACCTCGAGGCGGAAGCGGCGAAGGTCCGCGCTGAGCAGCAGAGCTGGGAGCGGACATGGGCGTGA
- a CDS encoding DUF6668 family protein: protein MNAPSRFSRHTPEPAENPYLTKPEQAPVLDPGRQVRASRVSGPQPFVTVPDLVDALPARAVRAQASLWVVGVHGGAGVDTLTRLGTGWAGIGRAWPAYPDGALVDVVLAARTHYAGLRAAQNAARQWAAGQVPHVRLHGLVLTADAPGKLPKPLTELAHRIGGGVPRVWVMPWDENTRRTGQAPAAPAYTEFAADLTTILEGGPQR from the coding sequence ATGAACGCCCCCAGCAGGTTCAGCCGCCACACCCCAGAACCGGCCGAGAACCCGTACCTGACCAAGCCCGAACAGGCACCCGTACTCGATCCTGGCCGGCAGGTGCGAGCTTCGCGCGTATCGGGGCCGCAGCCGTTCGTGACGGTCCCCGACCTGGTCGACGCGCTCCCCGCGCGGGCGGTGCGCGCGCAGGCGTCGCTGTGGGTGGTCGGGGTGCACGGCGGCGCCGGCGTGGACACCCTCACCCGGCTCGGCACCGGGTGGGCCGGCATCGGCCGTGCCTGGCCGGCGTACCCGGACGGCGCACTCGTCGACGTCGTCCTCGCCGCCCGCACCCACTACGCGGGCCTGCGCGCGGCACAGAACGCCGCACGGCAGTGGGCGGCAGGTCAAGTCCCGCACGTGCGCCTGCACGGCCTGGTCCTCACCGCCGACGCCCCGGGCAAGCTCCCCAAGCCGCTCACGGAGCTCGCTCACCGCATCGGCGGGGGAGTGCCCCGGGTGTGGGTGATGCCGTGGGACGAGAACACCCGCCGCACCGGGCAGGCACCCGCTGCCCCCGCCTACACGGAGTTCGCGGCAGACCTCACCACGATCCTTGAAGGAGGACCCCAGCGATGA
- a CDS encoding ParB/RepB/Spo0J family partition protein — MAKTTTPTAAAPVVSIEQIDPNQVELDPNIRTQVILPPEFVESIRAEGVREPVLARRTPDGTVYVYDGQRRLLAAREAGVTSMLAVFGLEDATGTETGRIQDQLRTFARADLALTDRIAAYEQLALDGISVEKIAKTAGQTAEHVTGALTVAKSAKATEYAGYRTYSLDRLLLIAEFEGDEDAISAVTDCDDEDLEFVAQEQRDEHVIRVRQAELIAQYEAEGLTVVRRYDWSTMTELGRLTDADEDADERPALDPEAHKACLGHVVRVEVYGLDESDVQVTAYCTRKELHRSIYRNYNTAARAAADEPELTPEEAEARAEAEAEAKRQERRTLIANNKAWNTATTVRIDWLKSLLSRKKLPTGVGSFVAVTMTRHRWDLSNDNDGIAGDLLGITGYNNREAMAGQVEKTPTRAAYVSLAVALSAREHATSRESWRHPRAEHAAYLRQLETWGYHLSPVERIAAGYQPDPEPTSADVDTPAEAVDVESESESAEAVAA; from the coding sequence GTGGCCAAGACCACTACCCCCACCGCTGCCGCCCCCGTGGTGAGCATCGAGCAGATCGACCCGAACCAGGTCGAACTGGACCCCAACATCCGCACCCAGGTCATCCTGCCGCCCGAGTTCGTCGAGTCGATCCGCGCCGAGGGCGTCCGGGAGCCCGTCCTGGCCCGCCGCACCCCAGACGGCACCGTGTACGTGTACGACGGCCAGCGTCGCCTCCTCGCTGCCCGTGAGGCGGGCGTGACCTCCATGCTCGCCGTGTTCGGTCTGGAAGACGCCACCGGCACCGAGACGGGGCGCATCCAGGATCAGCTGCGCACCTTCGCCCGCGCCGACCTGGCCCTCACCGACCGGATCGCCGCCTACGAGCAGCTGGCCCTGGATGGCATCAGCGTGGAGAAGATCGCCAAGACGGCGGGCCAGACCGCGGAGCACGTGACCGGCGCGCTGACCGTGGCGAAGTCGGCCAAGGCCACCGAGTACGCCGGATACAGGACGTACAGCCTGGACCGGCTGTTGCTGATCGCGGAGTTCGAGGGTGATGAGGACGCTATCTCGGCGGTCACTGACTGCGACGACGAGGACCTGGAGTTCGTCGCCCAGGAGCAGCGCGACGAGCACGTGATCCGCGTCCGCCAGGCCGAACTCATCGCCCAGTACGAGGCCGAGGGGCTGACCGTCGTGCGGCGCTACGACTGGTCGACCATGACCGAGCTGGGTCGCCTTACCGACGCCGACGAGGACGCGGACGAGCGCCCCGCCCTTGACCCGGAGGCCCACAAGGCCTGCCTCGGGCACGTCGTGCGAGTCGAGGTCTACGGGCTCGATGAGAGCGACGTGCAGGTCACCGCGTACTGCACCCGCAAGGAGCTGCACCGCTCCATCTACCGCAACTACAACACCGCCGCCCGCGCCGCGGCGGATGAGCCGGAGCTGACCCCCGAGGAAGCCGAGGCCCGTGCCGAGGCGGAGGCAGAAGCGAAGCGTCAGGAGCGACGGACTCTGATCGCGAACAACAAGGCGTGGAACACCGCGACCACCGTCCGCATCGACTGGCTCAAGTCCCTGCTGAGCCGGAAGAAGCTCCCGACCGGTGTGGGGTCGTTCGTCGCGGTCACGATGACGCGGCACCGCTGGGACCTCAGCAACGACAACGACGGGATCGCGGGCGACCTGCTCGGCATCACCGGCTACAACAACCGGGAAGCCATGGCCGGACAGGTGGAGAAGACCCCGACCCGCGCCGCCTATGTCTCCCTCGCCGTGGCGTTGTCCGCGCGGGAGCACGCGACGAGCAGGGAGTCGTGGCGGCACCCGCGCGCGGAGCACGCGGCGTACCTGCGCCAGTTGGAGACGTGGGGCTACCACCTGTCCCCCGTGGAGCGGATCGCGGCGGGCTATCAGCCCGACCCCGAGCCCACCAGCGCGGACGTGGATACGCCCGCCGAGGCGGTCGACGTCGAGTCCGAGTCCGAGTCCGCTGAGGCCGTCGCGGCCTGA
- a CDS encoding single-stranded DNA-binding protein: MSTPRTITGNLAADVETVQAGNVQITKFRVIENTGEYRAGKYLEHPNPTTHFVEAKFELGQNAAATLHKGDAVIVVGREHTVSWGPEDAKSYGRVIDADSIGVDLARQTAVVTRVARTEE; this comes from the coding sequence ATGTCCACACCGCGCACCATCACCGGCAACCTCGCCGCCGACGTCGAAACCGTCCAGGCCGGCAACGTCCAGATCACCAAGTTCCGGGTCATCGAGAACACCGGCGAATACCGGGCCGGGAAGTACCTCGAGCACCCCAACCCGACCACCCACTTCGTCGAGGCGAAGTTCGAGCTCGGCCAGAACGCCGCCGCCACCCTTCACAAGGGAGACGCGGTGATCGTCGTCGGCCGGGAGCACACCGTCTCCTGGGGTCCCGAGGACGCCAAGAGCTACGGACGGGTCATCGACGCCGACAGCATCGGCGTCGACCTCGCCCGCCAAACCGCCGTCGTCACCCGAGTCGCCCGCACCGAGGAGTAA
- a CDS encoding plasmid mobilization protein: MRRSQLFGRSRRENSESPRDKRYVVYVNAEEQAALEARAVVAGGITVPRLLVESAMNANVQTRSDVRKFITGVFELQDGLAAIGNNVNQLAKFANTERVYPSDAEATFEEVRRVARLIEATVQSWDLT; encoded by the coding sequence GTGAGGCGTTCGCAGCTGTTCGGCCGGTCGCGGCGGGAGAACTCGGAGTCGCCGCGCGACAAGAGGTACGTGGTGTACGTGAACGCTGAGGAGCAGGCCGCGTTGGAGGCCCGCGCCGTGGTCGCGGGCGGGATCACTGTGCCGCGACTGCTGGTGGAGTCGGCGATGAACGCGAACGTTCAGACCCGCTCGGACGTGCGGAAGTTCATCACGGGTGTCTTCGAGCTGCAGGACGGGTTGGCGGCGATCGGGAACAACGTCAACCAGCTCGCAAAGTTCGCCAACACGGAGCGCGTCTACCCTTCCGACGCGGAGGCCACGTTCGAGGAAGTCCGGCGCGTGGCGCGGCTCATCGAAGCGACCGTACAGTCCTGGGATCTGACGTGA
- a CDS encoding glutaredoxin domain-containing protein: MSVIVYTKAGFCGQCKATETALDRAGIVYEPRLLEDQPESVIEDFKTRIGLTAPIVITDTEAGSWAGFRPDLISALAAA; this comes from the coding sequence ATGAGCGTCATCGTCTACACCAAGGCCGGGTTCTGCGGTCAGTGTAAGGCCACCGAGACCGCCCTGGACCGGGCAGGGATCGTCTACGAGCCCCGCCTGCTGGAGGACCAGCCGGAGAGCGTCATCGAGGACTTCAAGACCCGCATCGGGCTCACCGCCCCCATCGTCATCACCGACACCGAGGCAGGGTCGTGGGCGGGCTTCCGACCCGACCTCATCAGCGCCCTCGCCGCCGCCTGA